A stretch of Hydractinia symbiolongicarpus strain clone_291-10 chromosome 9, HSymV2.1, whole genome shotgun sequence DNA encodes these proteins:
- the LOC130657989 gene encoding protein enabled homolog isoform X1 codes for MKFLKPKRLFRTQSLDKFSDQFKSNGASKKEKKRQDVMGKQRSQTLNFSTSLSTRDVDKDNVAKTILCRTFSADTGLDSNGNVSLPQPDYPSDDEVDLEERSVAQSRASVMIYNNDIKKWEHAGGAQGMSRVHVYFNPGSDSYRIVGRKVNDNEVVINCVLGKTLKYNKATATFHQWRDQRQVYGLNFSSADDATVFSEAVLGAVENLNNPQEELHYAVSNPIQIADPPPNIQHNGHAGSQNQRFQEDPHRQPQVQHHEPPRPAASQPPRAPEPPRSVPQPPQPPQPPPMTPHAPPSTPAPPPAGPPAPPPPGSGPPPPPPPPLPPSGGAGPPAPPPPPSGGALASALQGVTLKKRSEMTEERRPPPAANPMDDMMSALNKKLMARKKMADNSEESPSAVSSPPTVTKSAVPPPPTVNKTPPTTNKSLAFNKPTNVVTPSNKKNDFPRANSLTTSASSADDLKSIKEEIMQCVRDEIQAAKEEILEVLRQELQAMR; via the exons ATGAAATTCTTAAAACCGAAGCGTTTGTTTCGTACTCAAAGTCTTGATAAGTTCAGTGACCAGTTTAAATCTAATGGtgcaagtaaaaaagaaaagaaacgcCAGGATGTAATGGGGAAGCAACGATCTCAGACTCTTAACTTTTCAACGTCTCTGTCTACAAGAGATGTTGATAAGGATAATGTTGCTAAAACAATACTTTGTCGAACTTTTAGTGCAGATACAGGTCTTGACAGTAATGGAAATGTTTCATTACCACAACCAGATTATCCAAGTGATGATGAGGTTGATCTTGA ggAACGTTCAGTGGCACAATCTCGCGCTTCTGTGATGATATATAATAACGATATTAAAAAATGGGAGCATGCAGGTGGAGCACAGGGAATGTCTCGTGTTCATGTTTATTTTAATCCAGGTAGCGATTCATACAGGATAGTTGGTCGCAAAGTGAACGATAATGAA GTTGTTATAAATTGCGTACTTGGTAAAACACTAAAGTATAACAAAGCCACAGCTACTTTTCACCAGTGGCGAGATCAACGTCAAGTAtatggtttaaatttttcaagtGCTGATGATGCAACCGTTTTTTCAGAAGCAGTTCTTGGAGCAGTAGAAAATCTAAACAATCCACAAG AAGAGTTACATTACGCTGTGTCCAACCCTATTCAGATAGCTG ATCCACCCCCCAATATTCAACACAATGGGCATGCTGGATCGCAAAACCAACGATTTCAGGAAGATCCACACAGACAGCCACAAGTTCAGCATCATGAGCCACCG cGACCTGCTGCATCACAACCGCCAAGAG CGCCAGAACCGCCAAGATCGGTGCCACAACCACCGCAGCCTCCACAGCCGCCACCAATGACTCCTCATGCGCCCCCATCCACTCCTGCACCGCCACCCGCTGGGCCACCAGCTCCACCACCACCAGGAAGTGGCCCACCTCCGCCACCACCTCCACCACTGCCTCCTAGTGGAGGAGCAGGTCCACcagcaccaccaccaccaccttcAGGTGGTGCATTAGCAAGTGCATTGCAAGGTGTCACACTAAAGAAAAGATCAGAG ATGACAGAAGAAAGGCGACCTCCACCGGCTGCAAACCCGATGGATGATATGATGTcagctttaaataaaaaattaatggcAAG gaaaaaaatggCGGACAATTCGGAG GAATCCCCAAGTGCAGTTTCATCGCCACCCACAG taACAAAAAGTGCGGTCCCTCCACCCCCCACTGTCAATAAAACTCCACCGACGACCAATAAATCACTTGCTTTTAATAAGCCGACCAACGTCGTCACTCCAAGCAACAAGAAAAATGATTTTCC